The genomic segment AGCCACGCCAGCACGTCCGCGAACTCGAGCGCCAGGTTGCCGGGATCGGCCGCCGGGTCGCGGAGCGCCGCGGCCAGCTCGCCGACCTCCTCCATGAACCACATGAACGTACCTTCCACGCCCCGCCGGCCGTCCTTCGCGCCGAACAGATCGCGGATCCGTTGTTGGAGTTCACCGAGCGTCATCGGCGTCCGGGGTCGGCGGGCGGTCCGCCGAGGATTCTACGGCGGGCCACACGCCACGGCAGCGTTGCCCGGACACAACCGGTACGCACGAAAGAAGTGTCGGGTTCGTTCGAGTGGCGAGCGGCGCGGCTCGCGCCCGCCGGGGCCGCACAATTTGACCCACCGGCGGGCTCACGCCGCACGCGGGTCGCACGCTCACTCCGCCGGGGTGGTGCCCAGAATGATGACGAAGTTCGCGCTCAATTCGCCGGCCTTCGACCCCTTCACTTTCTCGAAACCCACCGTGATCGACTCGCGCTGCTTGGCGTCCCTTACCCCCTTCCAGATGCCGTCCTTCTCGTTGCCGGGGTGCCCCTTCACGTAGAGCTGGGTGGTCAGCAGTTCCTTGCGTCCCTGTTTCACCTTGAAGTGAATGTGCGGGGTCCGGCCGGGGTAGGGTACCGGCTTGATGGTCCGGAAATAGTACTCGCCGGTGCTCCCGGTCACGAACCGCCCGAACCCCTGAAAGTTCTTGTCCTGCTTGTCCTTCTTGCCGTTGCTGTCCGCCGTGTGCAGGTACACGCCGTTCGCGTCGCACTGCCAGATCTCGACGACGGCGTTCTTCAGCGGGTCGCCCTTCGCGTCGAGGATCTTCCCCGTCAGGTGGGCGACCTCACCCACCGCCGGCGTGATGCCGTCGTTGATGACGAGCAGGTCGTTGTCGGTATCGAGCGGGAGCTTGTTCGGGTAGAACGGCCCCTCCGTTTGGGCCGGCGTCCGGGTCAGTTCTTCGGCGAACGCGCCCCGCACGGTCCAGAACGGCGCGGTGGCGGCGGTGACCGCGCTGGAGGCCAGGAACAGGCGGCGGCTCGGCAGGTGCAACGGGCTACTCATCGGAAGCTCCTCGTGACGGGCGCGTGAGAGTGATGTGAGGGCAGGGCTGAGTGGGAGTGTACTCGGCCGCACGCGCGAGCGAAAGAAGAACCCCGGCAGCTCACGAATAGGGGCAAGCGAAGAACCGAACCCCCAACCCCCTTACCGAAAAAAGGAAGGGGGTTATGACCGGCCGGCGGTCCGTAGCCCCCTCCCCGCCCCGGCCCACGGGAAAGTTTGCTGGCCGCGCCAGGCAGAAAAGTAGAAGGGGTTGGAAGGGGTTCTGTCCGCCCGTCCTACACCTCGTGTTCGTCCCGCGGTTCACGGCTTGGCGAAGGTGCTCGCGTCGAGCTTCTCCGCGAGTTGCACGTCGGTCGATTCGCCCTCCATGTACAGCTTACCGTTCCGCTTCACGGTGAATTTCATGGCTTGCTTGGTCCCCTGGATCTCCTTGTACTCGCTCGGGAACGACTCTTCCGTTACTTCCTGGCCGCTCCCCTCCTCCTTCACGCGGCTCTCGGATTTCACCAGGAGGCCCGTTTCTTTGTCGAAGTACAGGTCCACGTCACGGTGCCCCTTGCTGGACACCTTCACGCCCAGCGCGGGCCGCTTCTCGATCATGATCTCGCCGACGGTCGCGAGTTTGAACTGCTTCCCCTTGAGCGGGGCCAGGGTCGCGACCCACCCCGCGTAGGCTTGCTCCTTGGCCTCGCCGAGTTCGTCCTTGCCCAGTTCGTTGGTGTCCTTGGCGATCTTGGACCAGCCCTTGTCACCGTCCACAACGATCAGAATCGGAATCTTCTGACCGCCGGCTTCCACTTCGATGTCGATCCGCTGCTGGTCCGGCCCCTGGGTCGTGACTTCGCCGGTCATGGGGATACCGTCGCCCATGCCGTGGAACGTGCCCTTGAACTTGACCGTAATCGCCGGCAGCTTGTCGAGCTTCTCTTGCCCGCCGTGCGCCTTGACGGCCTTCTCGACGAGCGCCCGCGCGTCCGCGGCGTCGTCGGCCCGCGCCGGGACCGTGGCCGCGATTACGAACCCGAACGCCAGTACCGCGTGCCGGAACTGTGACATCGCTGACTCCGTGATTGAGGACGTGACGCGGGGCCGGTCGGACGATCCGCCCCGCCAGTGATTCGCCACACGTGCGACCGGATTGGTTCGGCGGCGATATTTTACGCCCGGCCCATCGGAACTTCGAACCCGTTGAGTGTTCGCTCGCGACCGTGGTATCATGCCCGCGGGGGTGCGCCATGCCCATGCACGACTGGACAACGGTCCCGGACGGCATCGTCCATGTGTTCCATCACGGTTGGGTGTCGGCGCTCTGCGACGCCCTGAACGCAAGCACCTTCACACCGAACCTGTACGCACTGCCGGAGCGCGTTGCGGACGATTCGAGCGATGTCGCGAAGGCACCATCGGAAGCCGAATTCTACCGGCGGAAAAAGAGCGCGATCGCGATTCGGCACGTCAGCGGGGATCGCGTCGTTGCGATGATCGAAATCGTTTCGCCGGGCAACAAGGCGAGCAAGAACGGGGTGCGGGCGTTCGTGAACAATGCGTGCGAACTGCTCGAAGCCCGCAGCCACCTGTTGATCGTCGATCCGTTCCCGCCCGGCCCGCGCGACCCCGGCGGCGTCCACGGCCTCATTTGGGACGAAGTGACCGACACGGAGTTCCGGCCGCCCGCGGACAAGCCCTTCACGCTCGTGGCGTACGAATCGGACCTCATCACGCGGGCTTACGTGCAGAACATCGCCGTGGGCGACGCGCTCCCCGACATGGAACTGTTCCTGGAACCGAACGGCTGCGTGATGGTCCCGCTGGAAGCAACTTATACCGCTGCGTTCGACGTGCAACCCCGCCGCTGGCGCGACGTGCTTCAGCCGCCGAGGAGATGAATGACTTCCCCTAAAAGTCAGTCGCCCACCACTCACCCGCCCTCGCTCCCGACTTCTGCCAAATACGCTCTGGCATTCGCCGGTGCCCAGATTATACTTGGGTGAGTAAGAATCCCGCCGGTAGCTCTCCCGCACGACTGCTGACCCACCGACCACCCGCCTTGTCAGGAGCACCCTTCATGCGGCTCCGTCTGCTGCTCACTGCGGCCGCTTGCACCCTCGCGCCGTGCGTCATTCGTGCCGCTGAGGGTCCGGCGGCTTCCGAGCCAATCGAAAAGGTTATCGACCAGCTCGTTGACGCCGCCATCGCGGACGCGGGCGTCACTTCGGCCGGACGGGCGGACGACGCCACTCTCATCCGCCGCCTCACGCTCGACCTCGTCGGCCGCATCCCCACCACGGGCGAAGTGGACGCCTACGTCAAATCGACCGACGCCGACAAGCGCGCGAAGCTCGTGGACCGGCTCATCGCGTCGCCCGGCTTCGTGCGGCACCAGGCCGCGCTCTTCGAAGTGATGCTGAACCCCGACGGGAACGGGCGCGGCGGGGCGCTCCGCGAGTACCTCACGGCGGCCCTCAAAGAGAACAAGCCGTGGGACAAGATGTTCACGGAAATGCTGTTGCCCGACGAGGGCAACGCGAAACTGAAGGGCGCCGCCGATTTCCTCCGCGGTCGGCTGTCGGACGCCGACAAGCTGACCAGCGACGTGAGCGTCGCGTTCTTCGGCGTGAACGTGAGCTGTGCCCAGTGCCACAACCACCCACACGTCAAGGATTGGACCCAGGACCACTTTTACGGCATGAAGGCGTTCCTCTCCCGCACTTTTGACAACGGCGGGTTCCTCGGCGAGCGCGGGTACGGCGTCATCAAGTACAAGCCGACGCGGGGACCCGAACGCACCGCGAAGATGATGTTCCTCACCGGCGCGACCGTCGAGGACGCGAACGCAAAAGACCCGGCCCCCGAGGAGATGAAGAAGGAGAAGGAGGCGCTCGAAAAGGCGAAGGCCGCCAAGACGCCGCCGCCCGCCCCGAAGTTCAGCGCCCGGGCCAAGCTCGTGGAAGTCGCCCTCAAGGGCGAGAACGCCGAGTTCTTCTCGCGGTCCATCGTGAACCGCATGTGGCACCGCTTCCTCGGAACCGGCCTCGTGTCCCCGCTCGACCAGATGCACGCCGAGAACGCCCCGAGCCACCCCGAACTGCTCGCGTGGCTGGCCCGTGACACCGCGACCAACGGCTACAACCTGAAGCGCCTCGTTCGCGGCATCGTGATGAGCACAGCGTACTCCCGCAGCAGCCGGTACGAGTCCGAGAACCGGCCGGGCGCCAAGTTGTTCGCGGTCGCGAAGCTCAAGCCGATGACGCCGCTACAACTCTCCACCTCGCTCAAGATCGCGGCCACGGACCCCGCCAGTTTCAACGGTTTGAAGCCGGAGGAGTTCGAAAAGCGGATGGAGCAGATCGAAAGTTCCGCCCGCGGGTTCGCGGGGCTCATCGCGCAACCGACCGACAACTTCCAGATCGGCGTCGGTGAGGCGCTGTTGTTCAGCAACGGCGACCGCGTGCTGAGAGAGGTTCTCACCGACGGCGGCGGCACGGCCCTCGGTCGCGTCAAGGCGCTGACCGACCCGAAGGAGGCCGCCGGGTTCCTGATCCGGACCGCCTACGGCCGGACCGCGACCGAAACGGAAACCGAGGCACTCGTCGCGTACGTCGAGAAGCGCAAGGGCCGTGAGGCCGACGCGTACAAGCAGATCCTCTGGGCGCTCGTGACCGCACCAGAATTCCGGTTCAGCTACTGACCCCGGCCCGGCGGGCTGTGAGCCCGCCGGTGCGATCCCGAACAACACACCCGGTGAGACCCCAAAGACACAACCGGCGGGCTCACGCCGCGCCGCTACCCGATCGGAGTTCCACGATGGCTCGCAAGACCTTCTGCGGCTCACTCGCTCACGCAATGGACCGCCGGGCGTTCCTCGGCGGGGCCGCGGCCGCCGGCGCGACGCTCGCCGCCGACATGACCGCCCTCAACGCGCTGGCCGCGCCCGACGTCAACAAGTCCCTGAAGAAGGCGCAGAAGCGCGTCATCCTGTTGTGGCTCGCGGGCGGCGCGTCGCAACTGGAAACGTGGGACCCCAAGCCGGGCGCGCCGACCGGCGGCCCCTTCCGCTCCATTCAGACCGACGTGCCGGGACTCCGCATCTCGGAACTGATGCCGAAGATGGCGACCCGGATGAAGACCACCTGCGTGATTCGCGGGCTGAACACCAAGAACGGCGACCACGGCTCCGCCGCCGAGACGATCATGCGCGGCCGCCGCGACGAGGCCGCCCTCCGCTACCCGGACCTCGGCGCCGTCGTCGCCCGTGAAATGGGCCTGCCGGACAGCAAGGTGCCGGACTACGTCACCTTCTACACCCAGACCGAGGGCCGCGGCATGGCCCCCGGCAACGCGGGGTTCCTCGGCGCCCGGTACGCCCCGATGGAGCTGACCACGAACAACTACCCCGAGCACATCAAGAGGCTCGACGGCATCACCGACCGCGACCACATCGAGCGCGGCCAGCTCCGCGACCTGCTCGGGAAGCAGTTCGCCCAGGGTCGCAGCTCCGAAACGATGAACAGCCAGACCGAGGCGTACCAGCGGGTCCGCGGCATCATGGCCAGCGAGAAGCTGTTCGACGTCTCGCAGGAGCCGCAGAAGGTGCGCGACCGCTACGGCCCCACGCAGTTCGCGGAACAGGTCCTCATCGCCCGCCGCCTCGTGGAAGCCGGCGTGCCGTTCGTCCGCGTCGGCCGGGCGTGGTGGGACAGCCACGGGCAGAACTTCGAGACGCACCAGGAGATGGTGCCCGAACTCGACCACGTGATGGCGACCCTGATCGACGACCTCTTCGAGCGCGGGATGCTGGACGACGTGATGGTGCTCACGCTGTCGGAGTTCGGCCGCACGCCGGCGATCAACGCCAGTTTGGGCCGCGACCACTTCGCGAGCGCCTGGAGCAGCACCATCACCGGCTGCGGCATCAAGCGCGGGTCGGTGTACGGCAAGACCGACCCGAAGGGCAACACGGTGACGGCCGAGGAGGTGGACGCGGGCAGCCTGTTCGCGACGATCTACTCGGCGCTGGGCCTGGACCCGAACAAGAACTACTACGTCGGCAGCCGCCCGATCCCGCTCGTGAACCCCGGCGTGGAGCCGATCAAGGCGCTGGTGGGGTGAGATCGGTGTGCGGATCCGGAGCGCGTGACCCGTGCTCCCTCCGAGATGCGGCGAAGAAACACTAA from the Frigoriglobus tundricola genome contains:
- a CDS encoding dioxygenase family protein; this translates as MSSPLHLPSRRLFLASSAVTAATAPFWTVRGAFAEELTRTPAQTEGPFYPNKLPLDTDNDLLVINDGITPAVGEVAHLTGKILDAKGDPLKNAVVEIWQCDANGVYLHTADSNGKKDKQDKNFQGFGRFVTGSTGEYYFRTIKPVPYPGRTPHIHFKVKQGRKELLTTQLYVKGHPGNEKDGIWKGVRDAKQRESITVGFEKVKGSKAGELSANFVIILGTTPAE
- a CDS encoding DUF4058 family protein, whose product is MPMHDWTTVPDGIVHVFHHGWVSALCDALNASTFTPNLYALPERVADDSSDVAKAPSEAEFYRRKKSAIAIRHVSGDRVVAMIEIVSPGNKASKNGVRAFVNNACELLEARSHLLIVDPFPPGPRDPGGVHGLIWDEVTDTEFRPPADKPFTLVAYESDLITRAYVQNIAVGDALPDMELFLEPNGCVMVPLEATYTAAFDVQPRRWRDVLQPPRR
- a CDS encoding DUF1549 domain-containing protein encodes the protein MRLRLLLTAAACTLAPCVIRAAEGPAASEPIEKVIDQLVDAAIADAGVTSAGRADDATLIRRLTLDLVGRIPTTGEVDAYVKSTDADKRAKLVDRLIASPGFVRHQAALFEVMLNPDGNGRGGALREYLTAALKENKPWDKMFTEMLLPDEGNAKLKGAADFLRGRLSDADKLTSDVSVAFFGVNVSCAQCHNHPHVKDWTQDHFYGMKAFLSRTFDNGGFLGERGYGVIKYKPTRGPERTAKMMFLTGATVEDANAKDPAPEEMKKEKEALEKAKAAKTPPPAPKFSARAKLVEVALKGENAEFFSRSIVNRMWHRFLGTGLVSPLDQMHAENAPSHPELLAWLARDTATNGYNLKRLVRGIVMSTAYSRSSRYESENRPGAKLFAVAKLKPMTPLQLSTSLKIAATDPASFNGLKPEEFEKRMEQIESSARGFAGLIAQPTDNFQIGVGEALLFSNGDRVLREVLTDGGGTALGRVKALTDPKEAAGFLIRTAYGRTATETETEALVAYVEKRKGREADAYKQILWALVTAPEFRFSY
- a CDS encoding MazG nucleotide pyrophosphohydrolase domain-containing protein; this translates as MTLGELQQRIRDLFGAKDGRRGVEGTFMWFMEEVGELAAALRDPAADPGNLALEFADVLAWLATLANIAGVDLDDAVRQKYGAGCPKCGATPCVCGAAKP
- a CDS encoding DUF1501 domain-containing protein; translated protein: MARKTFCGSLAHAMDRRAFLGGAAAAGATLAADMTALNALAAPDVNKSLKKAQKRVILLWLAGGASQLETWDPKPGAPTGGPFRSIQTDVPGLRISELMPKMATRMKTTCVIRGLNTKNGDHGSAAETIMRGRRDEAALRYPDLGAVVAREMGLPDSKVPDYVTFYTQTEGRGMAPGNAGFLGARYAPMELTTNNYPEHIKRLDGITDRDHIERGQLRDLLGKQFAQGRSSETMNSQTEAYQRVRGIMASEKLFDVSQEPQKVRDRYGPTQFAEQVLIARRLVEAGVPFVRVGRAWWDSHGQNFETHQEMVPELDHVMATLIDDLFERGMLDDVMVLTLSEFGRTPAINASLGRDHFASAWSSTITGCGIKRGSVYGKTDPKGNTVTAEEVDAGSLFATIYSALGLDPNKNYYVGSRPIPLVNPGVEPIKALVG